The sequence TGCTGGGCGGAGGTCTGCTGCTGGTGCTGCTGGGCATCATCGTGTTCGGCAACCTCAGCAAGAGTCTGGAATACTTCGTCACGCCCACCGAGTACAAGGCTGGGGCGGCGCAGTACAGCGGGCGGCTAATCCGGCTGGGCGGCCTGGTCAAGAGTGCCCATTACGACCGCAAGACGCTGAAACTCGGCTTTACCGTGACCGACTACGGCGCGAGCTACCCGGTGAACTACGTCGGAGCCGTCAGCGACCTGTTCAAGGAAAATCAGGGCGTGGTGGTGCGCGGCGTCTTCGACAAGGCGGGCGTGTTTCAGGCCACCGAACTGCTCGTGAAGCACTCCGAGGAATACCGCGTGCCCACCAGTCAGGCCGATATCAAGAGCATGCTGAAGGATACGAAGTGAGCGTGTGGCCTGTG is a genomic window of Deinococcus ruber containing:
- the ccmE gene encoding cytochrome c maturation protein CcmE — its product is MSLNTSQPATLLPQPRRRRRSPLPALLGGGLLLVLLGIIVFGNLSKSLEYFVTPTEYKAGAAQYSGRLIRLGGLVKSAHYDRKTLKLGFTVTDYGASYPVNYVGAVSDLFKENQGVVVRGVFDKAGVFQATELLVKHSEEYRVPTSQADIKSMLKDTK